The proteins below are encoded in one region of Paenarthrobacter ilicis:
- the nrdF gene encoding class 1b ribonucleoside-diphosphate reductase subunit beta, translating to MTEKVKLLTHVEAINWNKIQDDKDVEVWNRLVNNFWLPEKVPLSNDVQSWHTLTPEEQQLTMRVFTGLTLLDTIQGTVGAVSLIPDAITPHEEAVYTNIAFMESVHAKSYSSIFSTLCSTKEIDDAFRWSLENENLQKKAQIVMDYYQGDDPLKRKVASTLLESFLFYSGFYLPMYWSSRAKLTNTADLIRLIIRDEAVHGYYIGYKFQKGLEKVSEARKQEIKDYTFELLFELYENEVQYTHDLYDGVGLAEDVKKFLHYNANKALMNLGYEAMFPASVTDVNPAILSALSPNADENHDFFSGSGSSYVIGKAVNTEDEDWEF from the coding sequence ATGACCGAGAAGGTCAAGCTGCTGACACACGTCGAGGCCATCAACTGGAACAAGATCCAGGACGATAAGGACGTGGAAGTCTGGAACCGACTGGTCAACAACTTCTGGCTGCCGGAGAAGGTGCCGCTGTCCAACGACGTTCAGTCGTGGCACACGCTGACCCCGGAAGAGCAGCAGCTCACCATGCGCGTCTTCACGGGCCTCACCCTGTTGGACACCATCCAGGGTACCGTTGGCGCCGTCTCGCTGATCCCGGACGCGATCACCCCGCACGAAGAGGCGGTGTACACCAACATCGCCTTCATGGAGTCGGTGCACGCCAAGTCCTACTCGTCCATCTTCTCCACCCTGTGCTCCACCAAGGAGATTGACGACGCCTTCCGCTGGTCCCTCGAAAACGAGAACCTGCAGAAGAAGGCCCAGATCGTCATGGACTACTACCAGGGTGACGATCCCCTGAAGCGCAAGGTGGCCTCCACGCTGCTGGAGAGCTTCCTGTTCTACTCGGGCTTCTACCTGCCCATGTACTGGTCCTCACGCGCCAAGCTCACGAACACGGCTGACCTTATCCGCCTCATCATCCGCGACGAGGCCGTGCACGGCTACTACATCGGCTACAAGTTCCAGAAGGGCCTGGAGAAGGTTTCCGAGGCCCGCAAGCAGGAAATAAAGGACTACACCTTCGAGCTCCTCTTCGAGCTCTACGAAAACGAAGTCCAGTACACGCACGATCTCTATGACGGAGTCGGCCTGGCCGAGGACGTCAAGAAGTTCCTGCACTACAACGCCAACAAGGCGCTCATGAACCTTGGCTACGAGGCCATGTTCCCGGCATCCGTCACCGACGTGAACCCGGCCATCCTCTCCGCCCTGTCCCCGAACGCCGACGAGAACCACGACTTCTTCTCCGGCTCGGGCTCCTCCTACGTGATCGGCAAGGCTGTGAACACGGAAGACGAAGACTGGGAGTTCTAA